The DNA window GCAGGCTCTCGCCGGTCATCTCCGCCGGACGGTCGATCCCCATGACCTCCAGCACGGTCGGGGCGACGTCACACAGCGACCCGCCCGCCCGGATCGCGCGGCCGCCGCCGTCGCCGTCGGGCGTCAGGTAGACGAACGGGACCGGGTTGTAGGTGTGTGCGGTGTGGGGGTCCTCGAGCGTGCCCATGTCGTCGGCGTTGCCGTGGTCGGCGGTGACGACCGCGTGGCCGCCGGCGTCGGCGACGGCGGCGAGCAGCCGGGAGAGCTGCCGATCGACGGCCTCGACCGCCTCGACGGCCGCCTCGAAGTCGCCGGTGTGTCCCACCATGTCCGGGTTCGCGTAGTTCAACACCAACAGGTCGGGGTCGTCGGACGCGATCGTCTCGACGGCCTCGTCGGTGACTTCCCGCGCCGACATCTCGGGCCGTAAGTCGTAGGTCGCCACGTCCGGGCTCTCGACGATGGAGCGCAGTTCGCCGGGGAACTCCACCTCCCGGCCGCCGTTGAGGAAGTAGGTGACGTGCGGGTACTTCTCCGACTCGGCGATCCGGAGCTGGGTGCCGCCGGCCTCGGAGACGACCTCGCCGACCGTGTTCGTCGGGATCCGCGGCGGGAACGCCACCGGGAACTCGAACGTTTCGTCGTACTCCGTCATCGTCACCAGCTCGACGTCGGGCTGGTCCAGATCGAAGCCCCACGCCGGTTCGGTGTCGGTGAGCATCCGCACCAGCTGGCGCGCCCGGTCCGCGCGGAAGTTGAAGAAGACGACCGCGTCGCCGTCGGCGAGCGCGGGCCCGCCGGCGACGAGCGTCGGCTCGACGAACTCGTCGGTCTCGCCGCGGGCGTGCGCCTCGCGGGCGGCCGCGACGGCCGACTCGGCCTCGTGAGGTGCCTCGCGGTTCACGATCGCGTCGTAGGCGCGTCTCGTCCGCTCCCAGTTCTCGTCGCGGTCCATCGCGTGGTACCGGCCGGTGACGGTCGCGACCGCGCCGGTCCCGCGCGCCGCGGCGTGCTCCTCGACCGACTCGAGGAACTCGTCCGCGATCTCCGGGGCGGTGTCGCGGCCGTCGGTGAACGCGTGGGTCGTCGCCGGGACGCCCGCCTCGGCGGCCGCGTCGATCAGCGCCTCCAGGTGCGAGACGTGCGAGTGGACGCCGCCGTCGGAGACGAGCCCCATGAAGTGGACCCGGCCGCCGGTCGACGCGACGCGCTCGAACGCCGACGCGAGCGCGTCGTTGTCGGCGAACGTCCCCTCGGCGAGCGCGTCCGCGATGCGGGTGTACGCCTGCTTGATGACCCGACCCGCGCCGATATTGAGGTGGCCGACCTCGGAGTTCCCCATCTGCCCGTCGGGGAGCCCCACCCGCCGGCCGTGGACGACGAGCGACCCGTACGCCCCCCGGTCGGCCGCCGCGTCGAACGTCGGCGTGTCGGCGGCCGCGACCGCGTCGCGCCCCTGCGTGTCCGGAACGTCGGGGTCGTCCGGCTCGAGGCCGGTCCGGTGTGGCGAGTCGCGACCGAGACCCCAGCCGTCGAGTACGACGAGCGCAGTTCGCATACCTCTCCCTCCCCGCCGCGAGGTAATTACCCTTCGCTCCGGAGCGTCCGGAGTCGGCGACCCTACGGCGACCCCGCAACGACCGCTCGATCGCGGGAAGCCAACCTTTTATCCGTCCGACGCTAACCACACGTTAATGGACTCCGC is part of the Halorubrum aethiopicum genome and encodes:
- the gpmI gene encoding 2,3-bisphosphoglycerate-independent phosphoglycerate mutase, yielding MRTALVVLDGWGLGRDSPHRTGLEPDDPDVPDTQGRDAVAAADTPTFDAAADRGAYGSLVVHGRRVGLPDGQMGNSEVGHLNIGAGRVIKQAYTRIADALAEGTFADNDALASAFERVASTGGRVHFMGLVSDGGVHSHVSHLEALIDAAAEAGVPATTHAFTDGRDTAPEIADEFLESVEEHAAARGTGAVATVTGRYHAMDRDENWERTRRAYDAIVNREAPHEAESAVAAAREAHARGETDEFVEPTLVAGGPALADGDAVVFFNFRADRARQLVRMLTDTEPAWGFDLDQPDVELVTMTEYDETFEFPVAFPPRIPTNTVGEVVSEAGGTQLRIAESEKYPHVTYFLNGGREVEFPGELRSIVESPDVATYDLRPEMSAREVTDEAVETIASDDPDLLVLNYANPDMVGHTGDFEAAVEAVEAVDRQLSRLLAAVADAGGHAVVTADHGNADDMGTLEDPHTAHTYNPVPFVYLTPDGDGGGRAIRAGGSLCDVAPTVLEVMGIDRPAEMTGESLLADPEE